GGTGCAAGTCCTATGGCCGCAGTATCACCCCTACACACTCTTCAGAAAGTTGTCTTCCGTTATTTATTCTCTAGTAAGAATGCTGGACTGCGAtttcctttccctttcctCTGCATGATTTCTTCCACACAAACAATCTGACAACTAACCTGTGTTAGCTTCTATACTCCACACAAAATTTAAAGTTTCTTCTAATGAAAACAGAAGACTCGGAGGAGAGTCCATCAGAGATACCAAGCTGGACAACCATATCGGCATAGCTCACTTCATCAAATCCAAGAACACAAAGCCGTTCCAAAGGCTATGAAGCACCATTGATGCCAATAGGTTGCGTGATTTGGCAAAGACACCTCCCATCACAACCCCAAGAAAAATCAACGGCAACACCCTTTGTGCATTGAAGTGTGCCAGTGCGAAAGCTGCAGCACTTGCCAGGATTGACCATGGAAGAGGCATGTATCTTGTTAGAGATGGAAGAAGGAAACCACGGAACACAACCTCTTCCCATATAGGTGCACATACAGTGACTACCACAGCATATAAGGCCATTGCCACCGGGTCACGAGCCACAATTGATTGTTCCACACTGGATACCCCAGCAACTGGCCCTGATGACATATGAACTAGGTTGATGTTGATATGAGAAAGCAAATTAACCAATGGAAATAACAGGCACCCAAAAGCTACATCCCAATGCCATCCGCCCTTCAATTTGAACTCAAACCAGCCTGGAGGAAGGGGGCGGAATCTACCAAGGCATTGGTGAAGGATAGCAATCCCAGCAAGGCCTTCAGTTATGTCTGTCAAGAGGCTATATAATGCTTGCCCCCTGTGCGTCAATGTTTCCTTGTTAAAGCCAGCAGCATGAGCCAAGAATGGCACTATCCAGGAACCCACGAGCCAAAATGTAGCAATCCACAAAAACATGACCTATATTAAGAAAGCATAAATGAGTTTCTCTCAACACTACGTACAATATTCATGTGAACTCGTAAGAGCTCACTAGAAAAGATTTAATCAGCATCGCCGGTTTAAGTGTTAACTTTAGCAGACAATCAATAACCAATATATTACCGGTGGGAAGTTAATAAGCCATATATTCCTTTCTATTATATACATCCTGCTAGTACAtggatcataatttttttctttagaggGAGACATATTGTAATAGCCAGCCTGTTTGGAGAGGCCCAAGCTGAGTTGTGATTTTCAGTTTATTCCCACATTAGAATTAGAAGTCTAAACTGAAGAACTAACCTGGGCAATAGTTTGTCCAGTCCAAGGTACCATCCAGCGTTCATTCCAGAATCTGAATATTCTCTCGTGTAGATTGTCCTTTATCTGCGACACATATTCAGAATTCTAATCGACTCACAGGACAAACTGAAGTCTAAACAATGAAAAGGACTAACAGCGAAGGCTGGCAAATTGAGCTACATAGCACATGTTTGCAACAAGAGTAACACAAAAGGAAACTATCAGAATTCTGATTTACTGGTAAGAAACTGTGCAAGGCATCATAGAAATAAAGAGAAAGCAAAGACTGCTGTATATAAAAGGACGAGTTTTTTTGCTATACGTTCTTAAACATGGAAATTATCAACTGGTCATCGAAAAAGTTCCTCATAAACTCATGAAACACAATACAGCattggaagaaaagaaattgcagTATGCTGCACACACATTCAAATTATATCATGATAGTGCAATTAATTTGAATTAAGTATAATGTAGGATGGACATTGGCCTATTGGACCTTGGTTCAAAGAGGTTTGAGCCTAATGAACTGAAgtcagacccaaacctaaatgCATCCAGATTAAAGAAACATGGAAGTACCTATATTAATACTAGTACATAACATATCCTCATATTAACTaatccctccattccaaaatataggGCGTGCAGGTTTTCCAAAATGTAACTTTGACCAACTATAAGTTCACCTACATGTGCATTCTTTGATACAAAATTGATATGTTGCATTATATTCGAAAGAACTTTTTTCATTGGCATCATTTTGTATGAACTAATCCATCTACAGTTAGACCTACATTTTGGAATGTAAACATTTATTCCTACCCCTTTGAGCGTCATCTTTTTCTTCCAAGCAATACAATTAAGGCCTACCACTTCCCTTTTGCTTTGACAAAACCCTCTGATGCATAAAAAAGGGGAGGTAGGACTATATTACTGATTAAACGTGCCTGAACTCTGAATTTGTACTgaccatttattttattttcctggGAATTGTTCATATTTTGATGCACATCAGT
This is a stretch of genomic DNA from Brachypodium distachyon strain Bd21 chromosome 1, Brachypodium_distachyon_v3.0, whole genome shotgun sequence. It encodes these proteins:
- the LOC100833844 gene encoding uncharacterized protein LOC100833844 isoform X2 produces the protein MSSFLAPPPPRLPGARVRLQPPSADAERPSLRFRPRRAAPKGQRLVHISCFRQEQDGSTTSDDGTGLKYTELVEILGDGELKEEEGQSPNEEGKNYEKGDWFVGLQKIKDNLHERIFRFWNERWMVPWTGQTIAQVMFLWIATFWLVGSWIVPFLAHAAGFNKETLTHRGQALYSLLTDITEGLAGIAILHQCLGPVAGVSSVEQSIVARDPVAMALYAVVVTVCAPIWEEVVFRGFLLPSLTRYMPLPWSILASAAAFALAHFNAQRVLPLIFLGVVMGGVFAKSRNLLASMVLHSLWNGFVFLDLMK
- the LOC100833844 gene encoding uncharacterized protein LOC100833844 isoform X1: MSSFLAPPPPRLPGARVRLQPPSADAERPSLRFRPRRAAPKGQRLVHISCFRQEQDGSTTSDDGTGLKYTELVEILGDGELKEEEGQSPNEEGKNYEKGDWFVGLQKIKDNLHERIFRFWNERWMVPWTGQTIAQVMFLWIATFWLVGSWIVPFLAHAAGFNKETLTHRGQALYSLLTDITEGLAGIAILHQCLGRFRPLPPGWFEFKLKGGWHWDVAFGCLLFPLVNLLSHININLVHMSSGPVAGVSSVEQSIVARDPVAMALYAVVVTVCAPIWEEVVFRGFLLPSLTRYMPLPWSILASAAAFALAHFNAQRVLPLIFLGVVMGGVFAKSRNLLASMVLHSLWNGFVFLDLMK